Genomic DNA from Mesorhizobium sp. 131-2-1:
TGTCGACGCTGGAGCGCAGCGCTTTCCGCGAGATCGGCGAGCGGCTGAAGAAGGACAGCTCCGCTGCGTCCGAGCCACCCCCTGCCCCTCGGCCCGTCGCCGGGGAAACGAAACCCGCCAGCCCAGCCGAGACCGAACAGGCCGACCGGTCTGTTTTGCCCGAGACTTCGGCGGATGCCGGTGCAGCGCCGCCTACTCAGGGGGCCGCCGAGCCATCGGCTGAGCAGCCTGACGCCGCACGGCAGCCGGCGGCCGAGACCAAGGACGGCAGCAGCGCGCCAGTGAGCCCGGAAGCGGCCACGGCGCAAGGCGATGTGGAACCGGCGGAGCCGCAGGAGAACGACGCCGAGGACGAGCGCGATCTGGCGCGCCTCGACGGCGTACTGGAAGAGATTGCCGAAGAACCTTCCGCCGGCCAGCCCACCCCGCCTCCCTTCTCACGCTCGCTGCTCGACTATGCCGGTCGTGACGACCAGACCGACCCGGTTGGCGAAAGCAGCGACGCCGCGCCGGTTGCCGGACCGGGCGAAACGCCGGCAACGGCCGCGGAGTCCGTCGATAGCCGGCCCGATAGCGTCGGGACACCGTCCGACGACGGCGCCGGCGACGACAGCATGACCGCGGACGATTTCCGCGATGCCGAGGACAGCGAGGACTGGGTAGCGTCCGGCAAGGACGACGCCTCCCCCAACGATGCCGGGCCCGCCGATGCAACTGCGCCCGCGGCCGAGCGGCCGCGCCTCAAGGTGCCGCCGCTCCGGCTCGACGGCTTCGTGCCGTCGGCTTTCTCGACCGGCGAGGAAACCAAGGCACCCGACACCTCCATCCTCGGCAAGCTGCCGGTGCCGCTGCTCATCCACTCCGGTGACGCGCTTCACTACGCCAATGACGAGTTCCTGCGCCTGACCGGCTACGACACGCTCGACGAGCTGACCGACGCCGGCGGGCTCGGCGCCCTGTTTGCCGATCCCTATTCGCAGTCCGAAGACGGCGCCGCCGACGAAAGCGACCGCGCGCTCAGGCTGAAGACGCGCGACGGACAGGAGTTTCCGATCGACGCCATTCTGCGCTCGGTGCCGTGGCGCGCCGGCAAGGCACTGATGCTGGTGGTGCGCCGTTCCGGCGAGGAGGAAGCGGCGCCTGCGCATTTCAGCGCCGCCAATGACGAGCCCACCCAGCAGCCGGACATTTCCGAGCTGAAGAGCCGCATCGCCGAAATGCGCACCATCATCGATACCGCCACCGACGGTGTGGTGCTGATCGGCCGCGACGGTAACATCCGCTCGATCAGCCGGCCGGCGGAAGCGCTGTTCGGCTTCGACAGCGACGAGGTTGCCGGCAAGCCCTTCGCCTCGCTGTTCGCCATCGAGAGCCAGCGCGCGGCGCGCGACTATCTGGGCGGGCTGTCCGAACCTGGCGTGGCCAGAGTGCTCAATGATGGCCGCGAGGTGATCGGGCGCGAGTCGCAGGGGCGCTTCATTCCGCTGTTCATGACCATCGGCCGGCTGCCCAGCGACAGCGGCTTCTGCGCCGTCGTGCGCGACATCACGCAATGGAAGCGGGCCGAAGAAGACCTTACCCAGGCGCGCGCCGTGGCCGAGCGCGCTTCCTCGCAGAAGACGGATTTCCTGGCCCGCATCAGCCACGAGATCCGCACGCCGCTCAACGCCATCATCGGCTTCTCGGAACTGATGGTGGACGAGAAGTTCGGCCCTGTCGCCAACGACCGCTACCGCGACTATCTGCGCGACATCAACCGGTCGGGCAACCATGTGCTCGATCTCGTCAACGACCTGCTGGACATTTCGAAGATCGAGGCCGGTCAGCAGGAGATGGATTACGAGGCGGTGTCGCTCAACGACACGCTGGCCGAAACGGTGGCGATGATGCAGCCGCAGGCCAACCGCGAGCGCGTCATCATCCGCTCCAGCTTCGCCTCGCGGCTGCCGGAAGTGGTGGCCGACCTCAGAAGCGTGCGCCAGATCGCCCTCAACGTCCTGTCGAACGCCATCCGCTACACGCAGGCCGGCGGCCAGGTGATCGTGTCCACGGCTTACGAAACCTCAGGCGACGTCGTCATGCGCGTTCGCGACACCGGCATCGGCATGAGCCAGGCCGAGATCGAGCAGGCGCTGAAGCCGTTCAAGCAGATCAACGCGCTGAAGCGCGGACGCGGCGACGGCACCGGCCTCGGGCTGCCGCTGACCAAGGCGATGGTGGAAGCCAACCGGGCGCGGTTCAGCATCACCTCGACGCCGGGCGAAGGCACGCTGGTGGAAGTTGCCTTTCCCTCGACCCGCGTGCTCGCCGAATAGCGGCTGGCCGCCAGGGAAAAAGAAAAGGCGTCCAACAGGACGCCTTAGGTATTGGGATTGCTGTCACAACGGGGGCTTGAGCGAATCTGAACCTCAGGGGACGAGGAACGGGATTTCTCCCTCAAGTTACATGCGACTATCGACGCCGTCCCTTAACAAGTTCTTACCGGGCCGCCAAAAAATTTACGAATGTGTACCACTCGTGAAATCTAGGTAAATTCGTCCGACATTTTTCGTTAACCGTAGCGGACATGGTTAGTCGGCAAGCTGCGGCAGGTTGCGGAACAGTTCCAGCGCTTCCGGATTGGCGAGCGCCTCCTTGTTCTTGACGGCGCGGCCGTGGACGACGTCGCGCACAGCGAGCTCTGTGATCTTGCCCGATTTGGTGCGGGGAATGTCGGTGACGGCGACGATCTTGGCCGGCACGTGGCGCGGGCTGGCGCCGCTGCGGATCTTGGCGCGGATGCGTTTTTCCAGCTCGGCGTCCAGTTGCACGCCCGCGGCCAGCCGCACGAACAGCACGACGCGAACGTCATTGTCGAAATCCTGGCCGATGCACAGCGCCTCGAGGATTTCCGGCATCTGCTCGACCTGGTTGTAGATCTCGGCCGTGCCGATCCTGACCCCGCCCGGATTGAGCGTCGCGTCGGAGCGGCCATGGATGATCATGCCGCCATGCGCCGTCCATTCGGCAAAGTCGCCATGGCACCAGACATTGTCGAAGCGCTCGAAATAGGCGGCCCTGTACTTCTTGTCTTCCGGGTCGTTCCAGAAACCGATCGGCATTGCCGGAAAGGCCTTGGCGCAGACCAGTTCGCCCTTTTCCTGCCTGACCGGCCTGCCGTCGTCGTTCCACACATCGACGGCAAGGCCGAGCCCGGGCCCCTGGATCTCGCCGGTCCACACCGGCTCGATCGGCACGCCGAGCACGAAGCAGGAGACGATGTCGGTGCCGCCGGAGATCGAAGCCAGGTGCACGTCCTTCTTGATGCCGTCGTAGACGAAGCGGAAATCCTCCGGTGACAGCGGCGAACCGGTGGACGAGATGGTGCGCACGGTCGAAAGATCGTGCGTGCCGATCGGCGTGAGGCCGGCCTTGCGCACGGAATCGATGAATTTCGCCGAGGTGCCGAAATAGGTCATCTTCTCGGCGTCGGCGAAATCGAACAGCGCATTGCCGTCCGGATAGAATGGCGAGCCGTCATAGAGCAGCAGGGTGGCGCCCGAGGCGAGACCGGAGACCAGCCAGTTCCACATCATCCAGCCACAGGTGGTGAAGTAGAACAGGCGGTCGCCATCGAGCAGGCCGGCATGGAGCCGATGTTCCTTGACATGCTGGATCAGCGTGCCGCCGGCCGAATGGACGATGCACTTCGGAATGCCGGTCGTGCCGGAGGAGAACAGGATGTAGAGCGGGTGCGCGAACGGCAGCCGTTCGAAGCTTACGGGCTTCGCGGCGAAGGAAGACAAGGCGCCCTCCAGGGCATCCGCCCTGTCGACGGTCGCGGCGACGTCGGCCGAGGTGCCGAGATAGTCGACGATCAGCACCTTGCGGACGCTCGCAAGCTTGGCCGCCACCGCCCTGACCTTGTCGGCGACCTCGATCGCCTTGCCGTTGTACCAGTAGCCGTCGGGGGCGATGAAGACCACCGGCTCGATCTGGCCGAAACGGTCGAGAACGCCCTGCTCGCCGAAATCAGGCGAACAGGACGACCAGACGGCGCCGATCGAGGCGGCGGCCAGCATGGCGGCGACTGTCTCCGGCATGTTCGGCATCATGGCGGCGATGCGATCGCCCTGCTTGACGCCAAGCGACCGGAAGAGCTGCTGCAGGCGCGAGGTCAGGGCGTTGAGCTCGTTCCAGGACAGCCGCCGCTCGACCTTGTCCTCGCCGCGGAAGATGATCGCCTCCGCGGACCCGGTTTTCTTGAGCAGGTTCTCGGCGAAATTCAGCCTGGCATCGGGAAAGAAGGTGGCGCCCGGCATCCTGTCACCGTCAAGCAGCACGCGTTCTCCCTTGTCGCCGACGATACCGCAAAAATCCCAGACCAGGCCCCAGAACGCCTCGCGGTCGTCGATCGACCAGTGGTGAAGCTCGGCATAGGAGGAAAGGGCCGTACCCGACTTCGCCGCCGCGGCTTTCATGAAGGCGGTCATGGGCGCCGCGTCGATCTGCTCTTGCGTCGGCGTCCACAAGGCGGTGTCGGCGGCCATGCTCGTTCTCCCAAAAACGCGTCGCGTTTGCGGCAGTTAAGCCCAACGCCGCGTACGTCGTTGTCCCAAAACCGGCACGCAATTTCGGGCGACGGTCGGTGCCACGCTTATGCATACCGCAGCGCAGCAGAGCAAGATTTTGTTCGGCCGGCATCTCTAGAGTGTGCGCAAATGCCATCGCCGGGCCATAAAGACTTGAAATGCGTCAGCGCTGGGTTACACCCGTCGGGCGATTTGTCGGCAATGGAAGCATATAGGGCGATATGCCATCATCTTTGATCCGGCGCGGAGTGTGGGCGATCGGCGTTGCCGTGCTCGTCATCGCGCTGGTCGTCGCCGCCCTGCCGCTGATCGCCTCGACCCGCATCGTGCGCGACCGCATTGCCTGGGAGATGAGCGCCTGGAGCGGCTTCAGGGTCACCATCGACGGCTCGCCGCGCATCGAGGTCTGGCCGACCTTCCGGGCCATCCTGACCGATGTGACGCTTTCTCAGTGGACCGAGACCGACGCGCCGCCGGTGATCGAGGCCGAACGGGTCGAGGTCGATCTTTCCGCGATGGCGGCCCTGCAAGGCGACGTCGTGTTCTCCACGGCGCGGCTGGTGCGGCCGACGATCAGGGTCCAGCGCACCGCCAATGGCCTTTTCCTGCCCGCCATCCCGACCGGCGGCCGCATCACACGCTCGATCGACACAGCCCGTGGCGTGGTCAGCGCTGACCCGGCCAAGCCCGACCTCAGCAAGCTGCCGGCGGATCCCTTCGGCACGGTAGAGTTCAGGGACGGCCGCGTGGTGGCCTCGCTCGGCGGCAAGGACCAGGAGATCCTCAGCAGCCTGACCGGCCAGGCGAACTGGGCGGCGATGAACAGCAACGCGACGCTGACGGCGACCGGGATCTGGCGCGGTGAAAGCGTCGCCGTCGACTTCGCGTCGCCGAAGCCGCTGGTGCTGTTCGCAGGGGGCGCGGCCCCGGTCACGCTCTCCGTCAAGGCAGCGCCCGCCACCTTCTCCTTCGACGGCGTGGCCTCGATGTCGGACAATGCCTATTTCGACGGCCAGGCGAAATTCGCCGCGCCCTCGCTGCGGCGCGTGCTGGAGTGGTCGCAGGCCGGCATCGCGCCAGGAGCTGCGATCGGCTCGGTCTCGGTGGCCAGCAAGGTGACGGCGGCGGCCGGCCGGGTGAAGTTCGAAAACACCACCTTGGCGCTCGACAACAACCCGGGAATGGGGGCGCTCGACTTCTCCTTCGGCGAAGCGCTGCCGGTCATCTCCGGCACGCTCGCCTTCGATACGCTCGACCTCAGGTCGTTCCTCTCGGCCTTCACGCCGCTGGCGCCAACCGGCGAAGTGGGTCCCGGCGAGATCGACACCAGCTTCGCCGACAAGATCAATCTCGACCTGCGCGTGTCGGCGGCGCATGCCACGGCAGGACCGGTGCAGCTTGCCGACGTCGCCGCCACGGCGCAGGTCAAGAACGGGCTTGCCGTCTTCGACATTTCCGACGCCTCCGCCTTCGGCGGCAACATCCAGAGCAGCCTGCGCTTCGACCGCAAGCCCGAAGGCACGCAGGTCGAGATCCGGCTTCTCGCCTCCGACGTCGATGGCGGTGCCTTCGCCACGGCGGCGGGGATGACGAGACTGGTGCCTGTCGGGACGGCAACCGTCTCGGTCATCCTCAAAGGGCCGGGCAGATCCTGGAACTCCATCTTCGAAAACGCCGACGGTTCTGTCTCGGCGACCGTCGGGCCGGGCGCGCTCACCGGGCTAAACCTGCCGGCCTTCCTCAAGCGCACCGAACAGGGCGGCTTCTTCGCGCTGGACGACGTCGCCGACGGAACGCTGCCGATTGACGGCGCCGAGATCAAGGCGAGCATCTCCAAGGGCGTGGCCCGGCTCGACAAAGCCGAAGCCAATTCGGCGAAATCCAAGATCTGGCTGTCCGGCATCGCCTCCTATGCCGGACGCGGGCTGGCGCTGTCGGGCGGCATCGTCCAGCCGGACCAGCCGGCGGCGCAGGCGAACGGGCAACCCGCGCCGCCCAAGCAGTCGACCTTCTTCGTCGGCGGCACCTGGAGCACGCCGTTCATCTCGCCGATCAGCCGCGGCATTTCCGGCGAGTAATTTCGCGCTTGCCTGCTCTAGCCTCGCTGCGCGGCCTGCTCGTCGCGCTGGCGCTGGACCTCGCGGCGCTTGTTGGCGACCGAGGCGATGATGACGCCAACGGCGACGACCGCGATCAGGATGGTGCAGGCAGCGTTGATTTCCGGCGTCACCCCAAGGCGAACCTGGCTGTAGATCTTCATCGGCAGCGTCGTGGCGCCCGGCCCCGAGGTGAAGGAGGCAATGACCAGATCATCGAGCGACAGCGTGAAGGCCAGCATCCAGCCGGAGACGATCGCCGGCAGGATGACCGGCAAGGTGATGTGGAAGAAGGTCTTCACCGGCGGCGCGCCGAGATCCATCGCCGCCTCCTCCAGGGAGCGGTCGAACGAAACCAGCCGCGACTGGACCACTACGGCGACGAAGCACATGGTGAAGGTGATGTGGGCGAGCGTGACGGTGAGGAAGCCGCGGTCGAGGCCGACGGCGACGAAGAGCAGGAGCAGCGAAAGGCCGGTGATCACCTCCGGCATGACCAGCGGCGCGAAGACCATGCCGGAAAACAGGATCCGTCCCCGGAAGCGCGTGTAGCGCGTCAAGGTGAGGGCTGCGAGCGTGCCAAGCACGGTGGCGACGGTGGCCGAGATGACGCCGACACGCGCCGTCACCCAGGTCGCGTCCATCAGGCCCTGGTTGTGGAACAGCGAGACGTACCATTTGGTCGAGAAGCCGCCCCAGACGGTGACCAGCTTCGATTCGTTGAAGGAAAACACGATCAGAAGCACGATCGGCAGGTAGAGGAAGGCAAAGCCGAGCACGACCGAGGTTATGTTGAAGCGGCTCCAGGTGGTGTTCATCTGCCCTGCTCCTGAGCGCGCGCCTGGGCCTGCTGGAAGAGCATGATCGGCACGATCAGCAGCAACAGCAGGATGACGGCGACGGCCGACGAGATCGGCCAGTCGCGGTTGCCGAAGAATTCGTTCCACAAGGTCTTGCCGATCATCAGCGTCTGCGAACCGCCGAGCAGGTCGGGAATGACGAACTCGCCGACCGCCGGGATGAACACCAGCAGGCAGCCGGCGATGACGCCGGGCAGCGACAGCGGGAAAGTGATTTTCCAGAAAGCGGTGATCGGCGGGCAGCCTAGATCCGTCGCGGCCTCGATCAGCGAGTTGTCCATCTTTTCCAGCGACGAATAGAGCGGCAGCACCATGAACGGCAGGTAGGAATAGACGATGCCGATGAAGATTGCCGAATAGTGGTTGAGAATGAGCAGCGGCTGGCTGATGACGCCGATGCCAAGCAGGAATTCATTGAGCAAGCCTTCCGGCTTTAGGATGCCGATCCAGGCATAGACGCGGATCAGGAAAGAGGTCCAGAACGGCAGGATGACCAGCATCAGCAAGGTCGGGCGGATCGCCGCCGGCGCACGTGCCATGCCGTAGGCGATCGGATAGCCGACGATCAGCGTCAGCACGGTCGAGACCGCGGCGATGATGACGCTGGTGACATAGGCGTTGAAGTAGAGAGCGTCCTGGGTCAGCCAGACATAGTTGTCGAAACTGAGCTCGCGGAACCCAGTGAAGAAGCCGGAAACGCCGTCGCTGAAGTCAAGCACCGGCGTGTAGGGCGGCATCGCGATCGCCGTCTGCGAGAGCGAGATCTTGAAGACGATGACGAACGGGATGAGGAAGAAGAACAGCAGCCAGAGATAAGGGACGATGATGACCAGGCGACCGATGAAGGCCGAGCCCAGCCTGGCCAGCGGGGATTTGGCGGCATCGGCTGCCGGCGAGGTTGTTGCGGCGGTTGCGGCGCTCGACATGATCGCCCCCTACCGCGTCAGCACGACGCCGGCGTCGGGCCGGAAGGAGACCCAGGCGCGGTCGTGCCAGGTCAGCGGGTCCTCGGTGATGCGCGAGGCGTTCAAGGCGCTCGCCCGCACCATCTGCCCGTCGTCGAGCCTGACGTGATAGACGGTCATGTCGCCGAGATAGGCGACGTCGTAGACTTCGCCTTCGAGTGCGTTGACGGCATCCGCCGGCTTCTTTGACGAAACCTTGATCTTCTCCGGCCTGATGGCAAAGACGATGTCGGCGCCGGCCGCGGTATCGCCGCCATTCTCGACGACGATCTGGGCTCCGGTCACCCCGGTGATGCGTGTCGTGTTCGCCGCCCGCTCGGCAACCTTGCCCTCGAACATGTTCACGTTGCCGACGAAATGGGCGACGAAGCGGGAGGTGGGGGCTTCATAGACTTCCGCCGGCGTCGCAACCTGCATGACCTCGCCCCTGTCCATGATGGCGATGCGGTCGGCCATGGTCATCGCTTCTTCCTGGTCGTGGGTGACGACGACGAAGGTGAGGCCGAGCTCCTGCTGCAGGTCCATCAGTTCGAACTGCGTTTCCTCGCGCAGCTTCTTGTCCAGCGCGCCGAGCGGCTCGTCGAGCAAGAGAACCTTCGGGCGCTTGGCGACCGAGCGGGCGAGCGCGACACGCTGGCGCTGGCCGCCCGACAATTGGTGCGGCTTGCGCTTGGCGAACTGCTCGAGCTTGACCAGCTTCAGCATCTCGGCGACGCGCCTTTCGATGTCGGGGGCTGGCATGCCCTCCTGCTTGAGGCCGAAGGCGATGTTCTTCTCCACCGTCATGTGCGGGAACAGCGCATAGGACTGGAACATCATGTTGACCGGCCGCCGGTAGGGCGGGATGCCGCGCAGGTCCTGGCCGTCGAGCAGGATGCGCCCGGCGGTCGGCTCCTCGAAGCCGGCGAGCATCCTCAGCAGCGTCGACTTTCCACAGCCGGATGCGCCGAGCAGCGCGAAGAACTCGCGCTCGAAGATGGTCAGCGACAGGTTGTTGACGGCGGTGAAGTCACCGAACTTCTTGGTGACATTGTCGAACTGGATATAGGGCTTGGCGTTCGGATCGTTCCACGGCGCGAAGTCCCTGCGGATGCTGCCAAGCGATTTCATGTCCCCACTCCGTCCTGTTTTCTTCCCCAAGGAGTGGTTCGGCTCTCGATAGAACCGTCGAACCGCTCCGGATATTTTCTACGCAATTCCGGTCGGAAAACCGCTCCGCGCTTTTCCTGGAATTGCTCTTCTTTTCTACGCAATTCCGGACGGAAAACCGCTCCGCACTTTTCCTGGAATTGCTTTAGGCGACGCGACCCCGGCGGCCAGGCGCCGGGGTCGTGCCAGGTCGCCTACTGGCCGGTGACGATCTTGGTCCAGGTCCGCGTGATGACGCGCTGGGTCTTGGGATCGTATGGCTGGACGGTGTAGAGCTTCTGCAGGGTCGCGGCGTCCGGATAGATCGCCGGATCGTCCAGGATCGCCTTGTCGACGAATTGCTGCGAGGCCTTGTTGCCGTTCGCGTACAGCACATAGTTGGACGATTTGGCGATCACTTCCGGCTTCATCATGTAGTTGAGGAACTCATGCGCCTCGGCGACATGCGGCGCATCGGCCGGGATCGCCATCTGATCGAACCACATCTGGGCGCCTTCCTTCGGCACCGAATATCCGATCTCGACGCCCTGCTTGGCCTCGACGGCGCGGTTGCGCGCCTGGAAGACGTCGCCCGACCAGCCGACCGCCAGGCAGATGTCGCCGTTGGCCAGCGCGTTGATGTATTCGGACGAATGGAACTTGCGAATATACGGCCGGACCTTCAGCAGCGCCTCCTCCGCCTTGGCGATGTCGTCGGGCGAGGTGCTGTTCGGGTCGAGGCCGAGATATTTCAGCGCCGCCGGGATGATGTCGGCCGGCGAATCCAGAACATAGACGCCGCAATCCTTCAGCTTGGCCAGTGTATCCGGATTGAAGAACGTATCCCAGCTGTCGATCTTGTCGGAGCCGAGGGCCGCCTGCACCTTCTTGATGTTGTAGCCGATGCCGACGGTGCCCCACATGTAGTTGATCGAATACTCGTTGCCGGGATCGTATTTGGCGGTACGCTCGAGGACGGTGTCCCACATGTTCGACAGGTTCGGCAGCTTCGACTTGTCGAGCTTCTGGAACACGCCGGCCTGGATCTGGCGGGCAAGGAAGTTGCCGCTGGGCACGACGACGTCATAACCGCTGCCGCCGGCCAAAAGCTTGGTTTCGAGGATCTCGTTGGAATCGAACGTGTCGTAGACGACCTTGATGCCGGTTTCCTTGGTGAAATCGTCGATAATCGAACTGTCGATGTAGTCGGACCAGTTGAAGACGTTGACGACGCGGTCTTCGGCGTGGCCGCCGATGGTGAAAAGCGTCAGGAATGCCGAGGTCGCCGAAAGCCAGAGCGCTTTGCGGGTCATGCTGTTCTCCTTTGGTGAGTGTTCCGTCGCCAATCCGTCGCGGCCTGCGCGCGGTTGGGCATTTGCTTCAGATTATTGAGCTTTCCAGAGAGCGACAAGCGCGAACGGCCGGCAGCGCGGCGGTCCGGTACAAGGCCGATGAAAGCTTTGGGCCGTTG
This window encodes:
- a CDS encoding polyamine ABC transporter substrate-binding protein; the protein is MTRKALWLSATSAFLTLFTIGGHAEDRVVNVFNWSDYIDSSIIDDFTKETGIKVVYDTFDSNEILETKLLAGGSGYDVVVPSGNFLARQIQAGVFQKLDKSKLPNLSNMWDTVLERTAKYDPGNEYSINYMWGTVGIGYNIKKVQAALGSDKIDSWDTFFNPDTLAKLKDCGVYVLDSPADIIPAALKYLGLDPNSTSPDDIAKAEEALLKVRPYIRKFHSSEYINALANGDICLAVGWSGDVFQARNRAVEAKQGVEIGYSVPKEGAQMWFDQMAIPADAPHVAEAHEFLNYMMKPEVIAKSSNYVLYANGNKASQQFVDKAILDDPAIYPDAATLQKLYTVQPYDPKTQRVITRTWTKIVTGQ
- a CDS encoding PAS domain S-box protein, encoding MPPENYSFLDVAVLDAVRQRFAAGDAIAILSADLEQVIWANGPGAAVFGYPDIEAIIGASARLPLIARRQIMATSGFPQIGSDRAITLRLATGMVSRAVGFLASAVTMPDGENAILLTVPAAQTGSRSAAEIASRAIGGFTEDGHFIAFIDAAGKVEAASDGFAALGILPETLAALVADVADDSDRIVKRLVPGGTNSYPAGLARLTDTRHLLVVIDEAQLDDELPGEPGTDAPAAEALEAEQPSAAQETRQEAAPTTTDATAEPTPVLDKNVAAPAGDPVAGPAGQSPKAAVGDRATASETQPQHDHWYFNAGGDEARHQDRVSGKAEAAEPVSPAEAPRQAAAASTATPAERTIDRSAPPLRFVWRTDADGKFSALSPEFAEIVGKPAADVIGRRFKDVATTFGLDASGEIAGLLERRDTWSGRSVLWPVAGTDLKIPVDLAALPVYGRSRAFEGFRGFGVARAGDAVVDPEAIGMALVPNGGPLANGEPPAPSEPAVEEAVAEAPKPADPFKGEVPALTIVPKPERRFADKVIRLAEHRQPANDKGLSTLERSAFREIGERLKKDSSAASEPPPAPRPVAGETKPASPAETEQADRSVLPETSADAGAAPPTQGAAEPSAEQPDAARQPAAETKDGSSAPVSPEAATAQGDVEPAEPQENDAEDERDLARLDGVLEEIAEEPSAGQPTPPPFSRSLLDYAGRDDQTDPVGESSDAAPVAGPGETPATAAESVDSRPDSVGTPSDDGAGDDSMTADDFRDAEDSEDWVASGKDDASPNDAGPADATAPAAERPRLKVPPLRLDGFVPSAFSTGEETKAPDTSILGKLPVPLLIHSGDALHYANDEFLRLTGYDTLDELTDAGGLGALFADPYSQSEDGAADESDRALRLKTRDGQEFPIDAILRSVPWRAGKALMLVVRRSGEEEAAPAHFSAANDEPTQQPDISELKSRIAEMRTIIDTATDGVVLIGRDGNIRSISRPAEALFGFDSDEVAGKPFASLFAIESQRAARDYLGGLSEPGVARVLNDGREVIGRESQGRFIPLFMTIGRLPSDSGFCAVVRDITQWKRAEEDLTQARAVAERASSQKTDFLARISHEIRTPLNAIIGFSELMVDEKFGPVANDRYRDYLRDINRSGNHVLDLVNDLLDISKIEAGQQEMDYEAVSLNDTLAETVAMMQPQANRERVIIRSSFASRLPEVVADLRSVRQIALNVLSNAIRYTQAGGQVIVSTAYETSGDVVMRVRDTGIGMSQAEIEQALKPFKQINALKRGRGDGTGLGLPLTKAMVEANRARFSITSTPGEGTLVEVAFPSTRVLAE
- a CDS encoding ABC transporter ATP-binding protein, which gives rise to MKSLGSIRRDFAPWNDPNAKPYIQFDNVTKKFGDFTAVNNLSLTIFEREFFALLGASGCGKSTLLRMLAGFEEPTAGRILLDGQDLRGIPPYRRPVNMMFQSYALFPHMTVEKNIAFGLKQEGMPAPDIERRVAEMLKLVKLEQFAKRKPHQLSGGQRQRVALARSVAKRPKVLLLDEPLGALDKKLREETQFELMDLQQELGLTFVVVTHDQEEAMTMADRIAIMDRGEVMQVATPAEVYEAPTSRFVAHFVGNVNMFEGKVAERAANTTRITGVTGAQIVVENGGDTAAGADIVFAIRPEKIKVSSKKPADAVNALEGEVYDVAYLGDMTVYHVRLDDGQMVRASALNASRITEDPLTWHDRAWVSFRPDAGVVLTR
- a CDS encoding AsmA family protein, whose protein sequence is MPSSLIRRGVWAIGVAVLVIALVVAALPLIASTRIVRDRIAWEMSAWSGFRVTIDGSPRIEVWPTFRAILTDVTLSQWTETDAPPVIEAERVEVDLSAMAALQGDVVFSTARLVRPTIRVQRTANGLFLPAIPTGGRITRSIDTARGVVSADPAKPDLSKLPADPFGTVEFRDGRVVASLGGKDQEILSSLTGQANWAAMNSNATLTATGIWRGESVAVDFASPKPLVLFAGGAAPVTLSVKAAPATFSFDGVASMSDNAYFDGQAKFAAPSLRRVLEWSQAGIAPGAAIGSVSVASKVTAAAGRVKFENTTLALDNNPGMGALDFSFGEALPVISGTLAFDTLDLRSFLSAFTPLAPTGEVGPGEIDTSFADKINLDLRVSAAHATAGPVQLADVAATAQVKNGLAVFDISDASAFGGNIQSSLRFDRKPEGTQVEIRLLASDVDGGAFATAAGMTRLVPVGTATVSVILKGPGRSWNSIFENADGSVSATVGPGALTGLNLPAFLKRTEQGGFFALDDVADGTLPIDGAEIKASISKGVARLDKAEANSAKSKIWLSGIASYAGRGLALSGGIVQPDQPAAQANGQPAPPKQSTFFVGGTWSTPFISPISRGISGE
- a CDS encoding ABC transporter permease — protein: MNTTWSRFNITSVVLGFAFLYLPIVLLIVFSFNESKLVTVWGGFSTKWYVSLFHNQGLMDATWVTARVGVISATVATVLGTLAALTLTRYTRFRGRILFSGMVFAPLVMPEVITGLSLLLLFVAVGLDRGFLTVTLAHITFTMCFVAVVVQSRLVSFDRSLEEAAMDLGAPPVKTFFHITLPVILPAIVSGWMLAFTLSLDDLVIASFTSGPGATTLPMKIYSQVRLGVTPEINAACTILIAVVAVGVIIASVANKRREVQRQRDEQAAQRG
- a CDS encoding acetoacetate--CoA ligase — encoded protein: MAADTALWTPTQEQIDAAPMTAFMKAAAAKSGTALSSYAELHHWSIDDREAFWGLVWDFCGIVGDKGERVLLDGDRMPGATFFPDARLNFAENLLKKTGSAEAIIFRGEDKVERRLSWNELNALTSRLQQLFRSLGVKQGDRIAAMMPNMPETVAAMLAAASIGAVWSSCSPDFGEQGVLDRFGQIEPVVFIAPDGYWYNGKAIEVADKVRAVAAKLASVRKVLIVDYLGTSADVAATVDRADALEGALSSFAAKPVSFERLPFAHPLYILFSSGTTGIPKCIVHSAGGTLIQHVKEHRLHAGLLDGDRLFYFTTCGWMMWNWLVSGLASGATLLLYDGSPFYPDGNALFDFADAEKMTYFGTSAKFIDSVRKAGLTPIGTHDLSTVRTISSTGSPLSPEDFRFVYDGIKKDVHLASISGGTDIVSCFVLGVPIEPVWTGEIQGPGLGLAVDVWNDDGRPVRQEKGELVCAKAFPAMPIGFWNDPEDKKYRAAYFERFDNVWCHGDFAEWTAHGGMIIHGRSDATLNPGGVRIGTAEIYNQVEQMPEILEALCIGQDFDNDVRVVLFVRLAAGVQLDAELEKRIRAKIRSGASPRHVPAKIVAVTDIPRTKSGKITELAVRDVVHGRAVKNKEALANPEALELFRNLPQLAD
- a CDS encoding ABC transporter permease subunit, coding for MSSAATAATTSPAADAAKSPLARLGSAFIGRLVIIVPYLWLLFFFLIPFVIVFKISLSQTAIAMPPYTPVLDFSDGVSGFFTGFRELSFDNYVWLTQDALYFNAYVTSVIIAAVSTVLTLIVGYPIAYGMARAPAAIRPTLLMLVILPFWTSFLIRVYAWIGILKPEGLLNEFLLGIGVISQPLLILNHYSAIFIGIVYSYLPFMVLPLYSSLEKMDNSLIEAATDLGCPPITAFWKITFPLSLPGVIAGCLLVFIPAVGEFVIPDLLGGSQTLMIGKTLWNEFFGNRDWPISSAVAVILLLLLIVPIMLFQQAQARAQEQGR